One genomic segment of Paenibacillus durus includes these proteins:
- a CDS encoding winged helix-turn-helix transcriptional regulator, whose protein sequence is MSDPLREEIRQKIVNGDFHCEKELTLSIISGKWKVVILWHLGVEGPHRFSDLQKLFPKISHKILTQQLRELMEDGIVHREVYPDIPPKVEYSMSELGMTLLPIVEMMYEWGKMRIERMKGELGAGSEAEPSRTACETACKEAGAGPK, encoded by the coding sequence ATGTCCGATCCGTTAAGAGAGGAAATCAGACAAAAAATCGTGAACGGCGATTTTCACTGCGAAAAGGAGCTTACCCTGTCCATCATCAGCGGAAAATGGAAGGTCGTGATTTTGTGGCATCTCGGCGTGGAGGGTCCGCACCGGTTCAGCGATTTGCAGAAGCTTTTTCCGAAAATTTCGCATAAAATACTGACCCAGCAGCTTCGCGAATTGATGGAGGACGGCATTGTTCACCGGGAGGTGTATCCCGACATTCCTCCGAAGGTGGAATACTCGATGAGCGAGCTTGGGATGACGCTTCTGCCGATTGTCGAGATGATGTACGAGTGGGGGAAGATGCGGATCGAGAGAATGAAAGGGGAGCTGGGAGCCGGAAGCGAGGCTGAACCATCCCGGACTGCGTGCGAGACAGCCTGCAAGGAAGCCGGGGCTGGCCCGAAATAA
- the purM gene encoding phosphoribosylformylglycinamidine cyclo-ligase, which yields MTQEFSYKSSGVNIDTADEAKREMADSMKTSDSRILNRPGAFASLFEAKFPGVDNPVLVLKAEEPGSKQLLAFEQDKVENICYDLINHLINDIIVMGAKPEVVLDIILCGKIEKEIVLRIVRAISDASREQGCQLIGGETSEQPRVLPEGGYMLNASILGVVDKSKIIDGSRIKAGDVVLALASNGLHTNGYSLVRKLMEERPEIKTETITGKSFMDTILQPHKCYYQELEGLFDTSLIHGLAHITGGGIEGNLNRILPIHTAAQINLDQIRVPQVFKTIKRYGSVDDKDMLRTFNMGVGIVLVASKNEVGFIIQHLESKGCEAYPIGEIVEGDQTIQFINSLSWE from the coding sequence ATGACTCAAGAATTTTCTTATAAATCATCGGGTGTTAATATTGATACCGCAGACGAAGCCAAAAGGGAAATGGCTGACAGTATGAAAACAAGTGACTCCAGAATATTAAACCGCCCTGGAGCCTTTGCCTCTTTATTTGAAGCCAAGTTTCCTGGTGTCGACAACCCGGTATTGGTTCTTAAAGCGGAAGAGCCTGGATCCAAGCAATTGTTGGCTTTCGAGCAGGATAAGGTCGAGAATATATGCTATGACCTCATCAATCACTTAATCAACGATATCATCGTAATGGGGGCAAAGCCTGAGGTTGTCCTTGATATTATTCTGTGCGGAAAAATAGAAAAAGAAATTGTGCTCCGTATTGTTCGCGCCATTTCCGACGCCAGCAGGGAGCAGGGCTGCCAGCTTATCGGTGGTGAAACTTCCGAGCAGCCCCGTGTGTTACCCGAAGGCGGTTATATGCTGAATGCAAGCATCCTAGGCGTGGTGGATAAAAGCAAAATTATTGATGGCTCCCGCATAAAAGCTGGGGATGTTGTTCTTGCATTGGCCTCTAATGGGCTTCATACTAATGGATACTCACTGGTTCGCAAATTAATGGAGGAGCGTCCCGAAATAAAAACGGAAACCATAACCGGAAAATCGTTTATGGATACTATTTTGCAACCGCATAAGTGTTATTACCAAGAGTTAGAAGGCTTATTCGACACTTCCTTAATACACGGTCTGGCCCATATCACGGGAGGAGGAATAGAAGGAAATCTGAATCGCATTTTGCCTATTCATACTGCTGCGCAGATTAATCTTGATCAAATCCGAGTACCGCAAGTTTTTAAGACTATTAAGCGTTACGGCAGTGTAGACGATAAAGATATGCTCCGTACCTTTAATATGGGAGTAGGCATCGTGCTGGTCGCTTCTAAGAACGAAGTCGGTTTTATCATACAGCATCTGGAGTCAAAAGGTTGCGAGGCTTACCCTATCGGTGAGATTGTTGAAGGCGATCAAACAATTCAGTTTATAAACTCTCTATCATGGGAATAG
- a CDS encoding SDR family oxidoreductase, whose protein sequence is MGKAIARKLVNQGQYTVYAITKNPQDVAPDLTANLNLYSCDLTDISLSIETILQVVRESKGIDILINNAGIGKFALAEDLELDHWNRVLTLNLTIPFLLTKYVLPHMKRQNFGRLIHITSDADHIGFAEGSLYCASKFGLRGFADSVRQELKGTPITVTTIGPGRVDTFFNGKKPGDRPISLNADDVADQVMHVLSQGQRCEIERIYLKSTFE, encoded by the coding sequence ATTGGGAAAGCAATCGCTAGAAAGCTAGTTAATCAGGGCCAATACACTGTGTATGCCATTACAAAAAATCCTCAAGATGTCGCACCCGATTTGACCGCTAACCTGAATTTGTATTCTTGTGATCTTACAGATATATCCCTCTCTATTGAAACCATACTTCAAGTAGTGCGGGAATCCAAAGGGATCGATATCTTAATCAATAACGCAGGAATAGGCAAGTTCGCTTTAGCAGAAGATTTGGAGCTGGATCATTGGAATCGAGTTTTAACATTAAATCTCACCATACCCTTCTTGCTTACAAAGTATGTTCTGCCGCACATGAAGCGACAGAACTTCGGCAGGCTGATTCATATTACCTCCGACGCAGATCATATAGGATTTGCCGAAGGTAGTTTATATTGCGCTTCGAAATTTGGTCTTCGAGGCTTCGCAGATTCCGTCAGGCAAGAATTGAAAGGAACTCCGATTACAGTTACAACTATCGGTCCGGGACGTGTCGACACCTTTTTTAATGGAAAGAAGCCGGGAGACCGTCCGATTTCCCTTAATGCCGATGATGTCGCCGATCAGGTTATGCATGTATTATCACAAGGACAGCGATGCGAGATTGAGCGCATATATTTAAAATCAACTTTTGAATAA
- a CDS encoding DJ-1/PfpI family protein — protein sequence MSKKALLIIPPDRFNEDELFHPKAELENAGIAVTVASTKTGEITGDNQGKVNAEVVFSDVSATDYDVVAVIGGSGTIDYLWGDDKLIQYLKQAYEHKILVAGICAGSVAVAKTGLLAGRQATCYPVDAMIDELKANNADYVVQNVVAHDDIITSNGPDGAREFGQSLVGALG from the coding sequence ATGAGTAAAAAAGCGCTGCTTATTATTCCGCCGGACCGTTTCAATGAAGACGAACTGTTTCATCCGAAGGCTGAGCTTGAGAACGCGGGCATCGCCGTAACGGTGGCCAGCACGAAGACAGGGGAAATCACAGGCGACAATCAGGGAAAAGTAAACGCCGAAGTGGTATTTTCCGACGTTTCCGCTACGGACTATGACGTTGTGGCGGTCATCGGGGGCTCCGGTACAATTGACTATCTGTGGGGCGACGACAAGCTAATCCAATATTTAAAGCAGGCCTATGAGCACAAGATTCTCGTTGCCGGCATCTGCGCAGGCTCTGTCGCGGTTGCGAAGACGGGTCTGCTTGCCGGACGCCAGGCGACCTGCTATCCGGTTGATGCGATGATTGATGAGCTGAAAGCAAACAACGCGGACTATGTGGTACAAAATGTGGTGGCGCATGACGATATCATCACCAGCAATGGACCGGACGGCGCGCGGGAGTTTGGCCAGAGCCTCGTTGGGGCATTAGGTTGA